One window of Papaver somniferum cultivar HN1 chromosome 9, ASM357369v1, whole genome shotgun sequence genomic DNA carries:
- the LOC113313280 gene encoding probable pectate lyase 18 → MIPHLSICILFIAYFSPLARAIHYNLTLPHQHPDPESVVHDVHRRVNVSVSRRQMLGIHEKDQLSCMTGNPIDDCWRCDPNWEANRQRLADCGIGFGRTALGGKGGQYYLVSDSSDHDAVNPKPGTLRHAVIQVEPLWIVFSADMMIKLREELIVSSFKTIDGRGFNVHITGGGCITLQAVTNVIIHNIHIHHCVPSGNAQVRDSPTHYGFRGKSDGDGISIMGGRKIWIDHCSLSYCTDGLIDAIVGSTAITISNNYFSHHDEVMLMGHNDNYLADSGMQVTIAFNHFGEALVQRMPRCRHGYFHVVNNDFTQWEMYAIGGSANPTIYSQGNRYTAPSNPFAKEVTKRVETDESKWTKWNWKTEGDMLVNGAFFVPSGAIGFGQYAKASSVEPRASALIDQLTMNAGVLGGNSGGISYPGSNAGGGVGTGSGGGGITDPGTFVGPNPGGAGGSIGDGTVGGGYTGGYGDGSGADGTQAVDSSIFGMIFGNGASSLLPPPSIFLSFLSCFLIILCTYQDNFIFLFL, encoded by the exons ATGATTCCTCATCTGAGCATCTGCATTCTCTTCATTGCTTACTTTTCTCCTTTAGCCAGAGCAATTCATTATAATCTAACTCTACCTCATCAACATCCAGACCCCGAGTCTGTTGTTCATGATGTTCATAG GAGAGTTAATGTATCGGTTTCGAGGAGACAGATGTTAGGTATTCATGAAAAAGACCAGCTTTCATGTATGACAGGGAACCCCATTGATGATTGTTGGAGGTGTGATCCTAATTGGGAAGCAAACCGTCAACGATTAGCCGATTGTGGAATTGGGTTTGGACGAACGGCACTTGGCGGGAAAGGTGGTCAATATTATTTAGTATCTGACTCGTCTGACCATGACGCTGTTAATCCTAAACCAGGAACGTTAAGGCATGCAGTCATTCAAGTTGAACCACTCTGGATAGTATTCTCAGCGGATATGATGATTAAGCTCAGAGAAGAATTAATTGTTAGCAGCTTCAAAACCATAGACGGTCGGGGGTTTAACGTTCATATAACAGGTGGAGGTTGCATTACTCTTCAGGCTGTAACTAATGTTATCATTCACAATATCCACATTCATCATTGTGTTCCTTCTGGTAATGCTCAAGTTCGCGATAGTCCTACACATTACGGTTTCCGGGGGAAATCGGACGGGGACGGGATATCTATTATGGGTGGAAGAAAGATATGGATTGACCATTGTTCATTATCATACTGTACTGATGGATTAATTGATGCCATAGTAGGTTCCACTGCAATTacaatttccaacaattatttcTCGCACCATGATGAAGTTATGCTAATGGGTCACAATGATAATTACTTGGCGGATTCGGGAATGCAAGTGACAATTGCGTTTAATCACTTCGGTGAAGCATTAGTTCAAAGAATGCCCAGATGTAGACATGGTTATTTTCATGTCGTTAACAATGATTTTACGCAGTGGGAAATGTACGCCATTGGAGGTAGCGCAAATCCTACTATTTACAGCCAAGGAAATCGTTATACAGCACCGTCAAATCCTTTTGCGAAAGAG GTGACAAAAAGGGTTGAGACTGATGAAAGCAAATGGACAAAGTGGAATTGGAAAACAGAAGGAGATATGTTGGTGAATGGAGCATTCTTTGTACCATCCGGTGCAATAGGGTTTGGCCAATATGCAAAGGCATCAAGTGTTGAGCCAAGAGCTTCTGCCTTAATTGATCAGTTAACCATGAATGCTGGTGTCTTGGGTGGCAACAG CGGTGGTATTTCATATCCTGGATCCAATGCCGGTGGAGGCGTTGGTACCGGTAGCGGCGGTGGTGGAATAACCGACCCTGGAACCTTTGTTGGACCAAATCCAGGTGGTGCAGGTGGCAGTATTGGAGATGGGACTGTAGGCGGTGGTTACACTGGTGGTTATGGTGATGGCAGCGGTGCTGATGGAACACAAGCGGTAGACTCGAGCATCTTTGGAATGATATTTGGGAACGGGGCGTCCAGCCTATTACCTCCCCCTTCTATTTTCTTGTCATTTCTGTCTTGTTTTCTGATAATTTTGTGTACCTACCAagataattttatatttttattcttaTGA
- the LOC113309063 gene encoding transcription factor MYB27-like: protein MERVYQSVVVQEDIIRKGPWLEEEDERLATFVTLMGERRWDSIAKVSGLRRSGKSCRLRWMNYLRPDLKHGQMNAEEERIILQLQHRWGNKWSKIARKLPGRTDNEIKNYWRTHLRKKTQTEEQEKDKAAKDALEPDFLSQTDVDHNENRTGIEHEVYAQEDIMRPSEHSFDVSGLSPRNVLAYSPYENHILDWISSSESATLTDNNVLKHNGQCGISSSDSWFNIAADSILDFTSISLWESDKN from the exons ATGGAAAGGGTGTATCAATCGGTTGTAGTTCAAGAAGATATAATCCGTAAAGGACCTTGGCTTGAGGAGGAAGACGAGCGGTTAGCAACTTTCGTAACTCTGATGGGAGAGCGGCGTTGGGACTCTATAGCCAAAGTATCAG GACTTAGAAGGAGTGGTAAGAGCTGCAGATTGAGATGGATGAACTATTTGCGGCCCGATCTCAAGCATGGTCAAATGAATGCAGAGGAGGAGCGCATAATTCTCCAACTTCAACATCGCTGGGGAAACAA ATGGTCGAAAATAGCTCGGAAGTTGCCTGGAAGAACTGACAATGAGATAAAGAACTATTGGAGAACTCATCTACGGAAGAAAACACAAACTGAAGAACAAG AGAAGGACAAGGCGGCAAAAGATGCACTCGAACCAGATTTCTTATCGCAAACAGATGTGGATCACAATGAGAATAGAACAGGGATTGAACATGAAGTATATGCTCAAGAGGATATAATGAGACCATCGGAGCACTCCTTTGATGTTTCTGGATTATCTCCTCGAAACGTCCTCGCTTATTCACCATATGAAAATCACATATTGGATTGGATTTCTTCGAGTGAGTCTGCGACATTAACTGATAACAATGTACTCAAACATAATGGGCAGTGCGGCATCTCATCCTCTGATTCATGGTTCAATATTGCTGCAGATAGTATATTGGACTTCACTTCAATTTCCCTTTGGGAGAGTGACAAAAACTAA
- the LOC113312029 gene encoding uncharacterized protein LOC113312029, producing MWLVWTSRNLIVHEGKVEEPTSILARAKAMLSVKKNQSQLLKISTITQTFEIPDWISPPMDWIKINCDGSWNIDSVNGGGGFVIRSHRHQFVLAEAIYISCGSAEEAEIHTIKEAMKKTCERKDQQVVIESNVEGIIQKINRKDFNGNHRTQILFSDIKYLISRFRKMLFTFVHGTSNGAAHNVALWAKTNQTDMA from the coding sequence ATGTGGTTAGTCTGGACCAGCAGAAATTTGATTGTCCATGAAGGAAAAGTTGAAGAACCGACTTCAATTCTAGCACGGGCAAAGGCGATGTTATCGGTAAAGAAAAATCAATCTCAACTTCTGAAGATATCCACAATCACCCAAACTTTCGAGATTCCAGATTGGATATCTCCGCCAATGGATTGGATCAAAATAAATTGCGATGGGTCTTGGAACATTGATTCAGTGAATGGAGGAGGAGGGTTCGTTATTAGAAGTCATAGACACCAATTCGTTCTTGCAGAAGCGATCTATATTTCATGTGGTTCAGCAGAAGAGGCAGAGATACACACAATCAAAGAAGCCATGAAAAAAACTTGCGAAAGAAAAGACCAACAAGTAGTGATTGAAAGTAATGTTGAAGGAATTATTCAGAAGATAAATCGAAAAGATTTTAATGGGAACCATAGAACCCAGATTTTGTTTTCTGACATTAAATACCTAATCTCTAGATTTAGAAAAATGCTTTTCACTTTTGTTCACGGCACCAGTAATGGAGCTGCTCATAATGTAGCCCTATGGGCAAAAACAAACCAGACAGATATGGCCtag